Genomic segment of uncultured Desulfobacter sp.:
ACCTGCCGTTTAATGGGGAACATTTACCTTGCTCTCTTTCCGGCAGGTAGCCGCATCCCAGGTACCGGCATGCTTGACCGGAGATCCCCCGCTTCTCCAACATTGGATGCGAAAATTGCAAATATGGCTGCAGGTCAACAGCCACCGGCGGATTTGTGCTGTTCCGCTTTTGGACCGGCTTTTGCCCAATGGCTGCGGTCTGATTCAATATAGAAACCCCTTGATCAACCATCCATTCAGCCACTTCATAGCAGTTCATCTGTTTGCCACGAAGGGCCAACAGATCCTGGCAGAAATTGAGTATGCCGCCGCCTTTGCCGCTGCTGAAATCCTTGTACACATTTTTCCCGGAATGCATATGTAATGAGGCGTTCTTTTCGTCTGAGAAAGGGGACTTGATCCAGATTTCGTTATTTTTATGCTTTTGGGGCTTAAGACTGAAAACGGACAGTACTTTCAGCCAATCAGCATTTTGCCATACCTTCGGAAGGTCCTCTTTTGAGATTGCAGGCGGGTTGCCGGCAGCAAATGTATTGAAAAACCGGCCATAATCATCTGATGACCGGATCAGTTTATGCGCCTGACATATGCGGCTTCCATCCTGGATGGGGGCTGATATTTTCTGGTTTTCAACCAGTCGACAGAATGATTTGTAGCTTCGCAACCCTTTTTCTATGGCTGTTGTCGCAGCAGCCTCAATGTTTCCGGCCTCATGCTTTCTGGCAAGGTTGACGATCCCCTGCAGCCGGCGCTGTCCTGTCCTCCCCTGTTCCCTGAAAATCAGTTCGCACAACTGCCGGGTTTGGGGCCCGATGCTTTCAGCCTTATTTAATAGGTAGGTTGTTTGCCGGGATGGATTGAAAATTCTGTCCTCCGGCATCATTTTAACCCTTCCCGGCCGGTCGCTTTTGACATGGGTGCGAATTTTTTCCATGGTCCGGGGATCAATGATCTCGACATCATATTCATAAATTCGGACGATGACATCTTCATGCAGAGGTGCCGGAAGTGCTGAATAATAGGATTGATCCACCTGAACAGTGCCGTCATCATAAACTGTCCGGGTTTCCTGCCTAAAGTAATCAAAACCTTTCAGGGGCAAGGCATGCAGGTGGGGCTTTTCTTCCTGGAACATTTGCTCGACCTGCCGTTTCATTCGGCCGTGTATCCGCTTTGATGCCCAGACTTCCTCCCAGTGCATCAACCATTTATTCTGCTCCTCAATGGTGTCGAACCGCCGCCCCTTCAAACCCGTATCCTGGGTATGCTGGACCGCATTTTCAACTGTGCCCTTGCGGTTAGGATCTCTCACCCGGGCCGGATCGGCCACCACACCATAGTGGTTGAGCATGGCCGCATACACCGGATTCAACTCCGGTTCATAGATGTCCGGTTTTATGACCCCTTCTTTTAAGTTGTCCAGAACCACGTACTGAACACACCCGCCAAAATACCGGAAAGCCTCTTCATGCAGTTTGGCCCATGTCTCCTGGCTGGACTGCCAGACAACCTTACGGAAGGAACGCCGGGAGTACTTCAGGGTCATGACAAAGAGTCGAGGCCGTCGGTATTTACCGGATGTCCCCATGGTCAAGGCGCCCTGGCCATAATCCACCTGGGCTTCCTCGCCTGGTAAAAACTCAAGTCGGTCGTACTGTTTGGGGGCTTTGTGTTTTAACCTACGGACAAATCGTTTTACGCTGTTGTATTTATGGTTAAAACTGAACAGTTCCACCAGGTCCTGGTAGATGGACATCGCATTCCGGCCTAACCGAACTTGCTTTTCTATCCATTGCCGATGCGGTTCGCAGGCAGATCGTGCATGGAATGGTATCTGTTTTGTGTCCGCTGAATACACCGGTGGCAGGGATGGGGGATTCTCAATCCGGCCGGTGGCCAGGGTGGGGGAATTTGAGGTGGCCACCGGTGGAGGATTTTGAATTCGTCCAAGATCATTTTGCTGAATGTACTTCCGGATTGTTTTACGGTCTATGCCGGTATTTCTGCTTATTTCACGCTGACTGACATTCTGGTTGAGCAAGGTGGTCATTGCTGCTCGTTTTTCTGGTTTCAAAACGTTCATCCTTTCCAACTCCCATGTATGCATTGATCAAGTGATACATGGGACGTTAAACGTTCTGTCGCCTTTTTCCCTAAATTTTTTGATTATCAGCGATTACAGCAGATTTTGCTGACGTTTAGGTGGGGGATTTTGGGGTGGCCACGCGTGGGGGAGTTTGGGTGGCCATCCGGGGTTAATAAAAATAACCGTATGTTCACCGGAGGGATTAAATGAATAATATAAATTTGGAACACCTTTTGAATATTAGCCAGTTAGCTAAGATTTTAGGCAAAACGCCGCAGGCAGTCCGCACCGATATGTATCGTGGTGGCAGCGGAACCCCACCGCCAGTTAGGATGGGTCGTACTGTTCGATGGTTGCCATCTACCGTGATGGACTGGATTCATGAACGTGAGGAAAAACCAACACTACAAAAGAATCGACGTGGAGCGCCGACCAAAGCTGAGCGGATTAAGAAATTACGTTTGGATCTGCGAAAATGATAGCGTATGCCACTAACAGATTTTCTAACCCGACCAATTGCATTCCATCGAATCTATGTAACCTTAACAGGCAGTATTACTGCTGCCTTAATGCTCTCTCAAGCAGTGTACTGGCAAAGGATCGTCAATCAAGGAAGTGGTGGAAAAGATGGCTGGTGGTTTAAAACGCAGCGTGAATGGAACGAGGAGATAGGATTGACCAGGTATGAGTTAGAAACAGCGAGGACAAAAATTATAAAGTTGAAATTTATGCAGACAAAAAAAGCTGGAATTCCCGCTAAAACATGGTATCGAGTTGATTTCCAGCTTTTAGAAGAAAAACTTCAGCAATTACAGCAGATTGCTGAAAATCAGCAATCTAGTTTGCCTGATACTGGCAGTGTTGTTCGTCACATTCCAGCAAGCAAGAATGTAAAAAAACAACATACTATTATAACAGAAACTACACCACAGATTAACTCTGAAACCACCACAACAACAGTTGCGGGCGTTTCCGAAGATGAACTCAATATATTACTCGACAACGTCCCTGAGTCCCATCGTGTCAAACCCTCAGTAGTAAAGCTTATTTCCGATTTTTCTAAACAGAAAGGTATCAAATACGTTGAGTGAAATTTAAAATACGTAATTGCTCAGAAGCCCTTAAAAAGTTTTAAAAATTATTTGTTGATGGCCTTAAATGAGGATTGGGGGGAGGAATATGAATTAGATTTGCTTAGTGAGATTGAATACAGGAATAAAAAGGCTCAAATAGAAAGAGGCTCGGACAAAACGAAATCCGAAGAAATAGAAAAGCTCCGAAAAAAACAGGATTCTTTAGATCGGCTGATAGAAAGCTTGAATGGGGATCAAAAACTCTCTTTTGATAGATTTGTAGAGCAACAGGTTGATCAAGAGGGGAATTCTGTCACGAAAAAAAGATTCAAAGAATATTTAAGGAGAGACAAAAGTGAGATTTGTCCGCAGTTTATTAAAAATATTCAACGATCATATATTCATAAATTTTTGAGTTCCTCAGTAACAACTGAAAACAGAACTGAGTCATCGGATTGTTTCACTATCAGTTAAATCGCGTCACTTTAAAAATTGACAGACGAAGAGGCTCTATCCATGCTTGTTTCCGTTTGTCTGTATATGATTCTAAAGAGGGATGGGCGGCTGATAGGTCTCCCCTTTCTTAAAAATCACCGCAGTTGATAATTTTTGTTTACTCCACTCTTCGCCCTGTATTTTCAATAGGACGACACCAAAATAGGAGGACCATGAAACTTATAATATTTATTTTTTCACTAACAGCTGGGTTTTCATCTCCTGTCTCTGCACTATCTGCAAACACCCTGTTGGCTCTTGATTTTTTTAAGGCTGACAGGACCACAAGACAAAACTGCACAGGCATTGATGCCCTATCAGTCTCCGGGAAACCAGCAAAGTATCTGGTGATTGCCGGGGAGCCAGCTCTCAGGTCACCGGCCTACATGACCTTTGCCGATCTTTTTAAAGCGTATTATCACGCCATAGAGATTAATGACGGAAATCTTGTAAGTCTTATTTATCGCACAGTTTGCCCGGTTCCGGCAGATATTGATTTTTTCCTGCGACTGACAGAAACCAAAAACCCTCCAGGCAACCCAAAGATTGTGGCCCGAATGCTTCAGGTATTTGAAGGGCAAACCTTTCCATTCGCACATACTATATTCTCAACTTTTTATAGATGGAATGATAGATACTCCACAGCGAAATCGTATGCAATAACTCCCAAGTTCTTGATGCTGGCGGTCTTGTTCCGCAATTTTGGCGGTGAAATCATTTATGACCGCAAAGCCCATGAAATTTTTTTGCCTGACAATATAGACTATGAGCCTAACGCCGTTGGGCAGATCTTTAGCATGATTGTGTCTGCAATAGGCTCGTCGGGATCAAAGGCCGTTAAACGGCAACAGCCCTATTCCACACCATACACAGATACAATTTTTTGCGACTCGCCAAGATGTATTAAAGGCAAAAAACGAGAATTAACCCCTGCTGTAGTTTTGCAATTAGCAGATTATAAATATTGACCTGGTCAAGTAAAAGTGGGCACTTTGTTAAGCGGCTTTTTCTAAAAACCACAGTTTTTCAAATTCTTTTGGACTGATATACCCCAAATAGGAATGACGTCTGTTGCAATTGTAAAACATTTCGATGTAATCAATGATGTCTCTCCGGGCTTCTTCTCGGGTCATGTAGTTTGTAAAAAAGACCCTCTCAGTCTTCAAACTACCGAAAAAGCTCTCTGCCACGGCATTGTCCCAGCAATTCCCTTTCCGGCTCATGCTGCTAACCATCCCAAGGGTATTCAACATTTTCTGGAAGTTTTTACTGCAATACTGACTTCCCCTGTCTGAATGAAATAGCAGGCCAGGGGCAGGCATTCGACGCCTGATTGCCATGTGCAGGGCATCCATGATCAACTTTGTGGTCATTCGATTACTCAGGGACCAGCCGACAACCCGGCGTGAAAAAAGGTCTATAACGACGGCCAAATACAACCACCCTTCGTGGGTCCAAATGTATGTAATGTCAGAGACATAAACCTTGTCCGCTTCGACAACTTCAAACTGTCTGTTCAGTAAATTCGATGCAACTGGCAAATTGTGTTTGCTGTCTGTCGTCGCTTTAAATTTCTTTTTCTGCTTGGCGGCAACACCGGCCATTTTCATCAATGACCCAGCTTTGTACCGCCCGCAAGGACTGCCGGATGCTTTTATCTCTTCTGCAATCCGGCGGGCGCCATAGGTACCCCTTGATGCTTGATGAGCCGCTTTAACAATAGGAATTAGTCTCTCTACTTCCCTCTGCCTCAATGATTTTTTACATTTACGCCAGGCATAATATCCACTCCGGGATATGAGCATGACAATACATATCAGAGCTACTGGGTAAGCCTTCCTCTCAGCATCAACGAATTGATACTTCAGCTCATTTCTTTCGCGAAGAAGGCTGCTGCCTTTTTTAAGATTTCACGTTCCATCTTCAAACGGTTGTTTTCTTTTCGAAGACGGCTCAACTCTGCCTTCATTGCCACACTTCCTTGTAAACCAGTGGCACTCTCTCCACTACCTTCAATCTCACGTTTCCAGCGACCCAGCATGGTTGGATTGACTCCGAGATTTCGGGCTGCCTCGGTAATCTGATATCCCTGTTCGGTTATCAGTTTAACTGCTTCTTCTTTGAATTCAGGTGCATACTTCTTTCTGTCTTTCTTCATTTGACACCTCCGTGTGGATTATTAACCCACTCTTAGAGAAGTGTCCACAATTACCCTACCACCTCATATCGTAGCACCTCCTTGGATGACGCAAGCAAAAATATCCACAAATATATCTTTAAGCACATAGAAGCATATATCAGTCCTGACGAAATAGCCGCTGCCAAATATGGCTGGGGAGAAGGTCAAGATTTGAGAGATTTATATAAAAATAAATGGCCTGAAGAATGAAGATTGTTCTGGAAGCAGCTAATGGATTGTAGTTGTCAGCTTACTTAATTGCCAGCAAAGGTTCAAAACCGTGAAAATAAAAGGTTTGCAATATATCAGCACAAATCTGAAAAAATTTACCACCATTAAAAGACTTATAGGACGCTTTAAATGATTAAAAGATTTTTGATAATAATGCTAATGATTCACCCGGTATTGGCTTTATCTTGTGATACCGACCCCCGTATATTTCAAGGACCGGCAGCTTGGAAACCGGGCATGACAATCACAGCCCAACATTACTTACATCTTTCCCCCACCGCCCGGAAAGCGTTAGGCGAAGTAACCGTATGCCCCAACGTTCCAGTGCTCGACGGTATACCCATGGAAAAGATTACCATTGATTTTTCCGAGATTTATTATGCTTTACAAACCGCCCTAAAAAGGCAGGATTCCACAACGATTAAAGATATGGTGGCAAACTTTAGAGCAGCTCCCATGCCGGTAAAACAGTTTGCAGAGAAATACCCTACTACATTCCCAGCGACAAGTAAGCAGCAAGCGGCTTTTGCAAAGATTGCAGCGGTTCAAAACAGTTTACTACATTATGCAAAAATGGATGAAACAAATTTACTGGTAGCCACGGTTTATGCTGCGTTTGGCGGTTCTTTTACCGATCCTGACACACCTGTTTTTGTTTGCCCTGAACATTTTTATTACGCCGTGTATATGCCAATTTCCGGCAATGATAAAGAAACTGATATCATAACA
This window contains:
- the istA gene encoding IS21 family transposase; this encodes MNVLKPEKRAAMTTLLNQNVSQREISRNTGIDRKTIRKYIQQNDLGRIQNPPPVATSNSPTLATGRIENPPSLPPVYSADTKQIPFHARSACEPHRQWIEKQVRLGRNAMSIYQDLVELFSFNHKYNSVKRFVRRLKHKAPKQYDRLEFLPGEEAQVDYGQGALTMGTSGKYRRPRLFVMTLKYSRRSFRKVVWQSSQETWAKLHEEAFRYFGGCVQYVVLDNLKEGVIKPDIYEPELNPVYAAMLNHYGVVADPARVRDPNRKGTVENAVQHTQDTGLKGRRFDTIEEQNKWLMHWEEVWASKRIHGRMKRQVEQMFQEEKPHLHALPLKGFDYFRQETRTVYDDGTVQVDQSYYSALPAPLHEDVIVRIYEYDVEIIDPRTMEKIRTHVKSDRPGRVKMMPEDRIFNPSRQTTYLLNKAESIGPQTRQLCELIFREQGRTGQRRLQGIVNLARKHEAGNIEAAATTAIEKGLRSYKSFCRLVENQKISAPIQDGSRICQAHKLIRSSDDYGRFFNTFAAGNPPAISKEDLPKVWQNADWLKVLSVFSLKPQKHKNNEIWIKSPFSDEKNASLHMHSGKNVYKDFSSGKGGGILNFCQDLLALRGKQMNCYEVAEWMVDQGVSILNQTAAIGQKPVQKRNSTNPPVAVDLQPYLQFSHPMLEKRGISGQACRYLGCGYLPEREQGKCSPLNGRLVFQVRGVNQNLKPVVLSHVGRALTKEQSAADGRYWGFPFSKKLEIYNQDKLLLDPGAKKQVEQHGLTLVEGFFDVAALVSAGCLNAGAIMGAHLCEEQVHRLQFLASHINISIVNLFLDRDRAGKEGSLKAASLLKRHGFTVRVFDWDQKFERPGCLPVGITSGIKDPADMSGSQLRYLRKTSII
- a CDS encoding IS3 family transposase (programmed frameshift), with protein sequence MKKDRKKYAPEFKEEAVKLITEQGYQITEAARNLGVNPTMLGRWKREIEGSGESATGLQGSVAMKAELSRLRKENNRLKMERENLKKGSSLLRERNELKYQFVDAERKAYPVALICIVMLISRSGYYAWRKCKKSLRQREVERLIPIVKAAHQASRGTYGARRIAEEIKASGSPCGRYKAGSLMKMAGVAAKQKKKFKATTDSKHNLPVASNLLNRQFEVVEADKVYVSDITYIWTHEGWLYLAVVIDLFSRRVVGWSLSNRMTTKLIMDALHMAIRRRMPAPGLLFHSDRGSQYCSKNFQKMLNTLGMVSSMSRKGNCWDNAVAESFFGSLKTERVFFTNYMTREEARRDIIDYIEMFYNCNRRHSYLGYISPKEFEKLWFLEKAA